One window from the genome of Plasmodium reichenowi strain SY57 chromosome 8, whole genome shotgun sequence encodes:
- a CDS encoding importin beta, putative: protein MESSNIGQILYATVDPNINIRSEAENKLKLAKESNFVQYINQLSNEFCKSENDPYLRQIAGLLIKNAFTSKDNYESEEKARTWLNFPEDIKMELKNNLLVLLSQQSDKIVIGTACQIISIIAKIELSHNKSSELLHKLVNNIIEKNAYTKKSSTVCLAYLTEDIADVCNESKSKYAFTQPDLDLILTAIINSLCEPAEESTHCANMKVLYNLMSFIEHNFKTQVERDIIMKTVIDGCKDTERQSVQIAAYECLINIVSYFYSYLDAYMYAIGPLTWVAIESENERIAISAIEFWNTVCEEETFIDQYELQEGKKNHNIVKQAMVFLLPKIFNAMITQESEDIDIDAWTLSMASATFLALSAQLLKNDIVEPVISFVEENFIHEDWRRRDAAVLAYGSIMEGPDTEKLKPLVEESVGQLSEVLRDPSVAVRDTAAWTIGKITTYHSEIIYNVLGSYNDSNSLYGILLERLNDYPRVAANVCWVFNQLAVNKRTSYNKMTNSYVTDLDDSFCVLCKKLIDVSSREDSDIRNLREAAFNALNVVILSVSDNCLKYMIELLSHMMYLLTNTYLNPLTEEVKSLQGYYCGTMQFIINRLGNQCKPFLKPIYLSIFRLFEIRTDLCEDALLACSAIINVMAEDFREHLKTFLNVIFKGLKNVSETSTCKICIEMISDICIPWTSEYEKEMEAILECLWEALKTFGVHDSIKISILTVLGDIATALNRSFSKYLNFFANILSETSKITITSGSPDSDDWVNYVFELRDAILLTYSNIIYALIDGNEINKLKPYIPNILDFIELILIKEINHFNAQNFQNSVSLLGDLVHAYGYELIENSKLTDLIISVYGKIDILSSQGDEKCETCVSKIKWLKRICNARLSQK, encoded by the coding sequence atggaatCAAGCAACATTGGTCAGATTTTATACGCTACTGTAGATCccaatataaatattcgTTCAGAAGcagaaaataaattaaaattagCTAAGGAAAGTAATTTTgtacaatatataaatcaatTATCGAATGAATTTTGTAAAAGTGAGAATGATCCTTATTTAAGACAAATAGCCGGtttattaataaagaatGCTTTTACTTCCAAAGATAATTATGAAAGTGAAGAAAAAGCTAGGACATGGCTAAATTTTCCAGAAGATATAAAGATggaattaaaaaataatttattagTTTTGTTAAGTCAACAAAGTGATAAGATAGTTATAGGTACTGCTTGTCAAATAATATCTATAATAGCTAAGATTGAATTATCACATAATAAATCATCTgaattattacataaattagtaaataatataattgaGAAAAATGcatatacaaaaaaatcATCAACAGTATGTTTAGCTTATTTAACAGAAGATATTGCTGATGTATGTAATGAAAGTAAATCAAAATATGCATTTACTCAACCAGATTTGGATTTAATATTAACAGCAATAATAAATTCTTTATGTGAACCTGCAGAAGAATCAACCCATTGCGCAAATATGaaagtattatataatttaatgtCATTTATTGAGCACAATTTTAAAACACAAGTTGAAAgagatataataatgaaaacAGTTATTGATGGATGTAAGGATACTGAACGTCAAAGTGTACAAATAGCAGCATATGAAtgtttaataaatattgttaGCTATTTTTACTCCTATTTAGATGCATATATGTATGCTATAGGTCCATTAACATGGGTAGCTATCGAATCAGAAAATGAAAGAATAGCAATAAGTGCAATTGAATTTTGGAATACTGTTTGTGAGGAAGAAACGTTTATAGATCAATATGAATTACaagaaggaaaaaaaaatcataatataGTAAAACAGGCAATggtatttttattacctaaaatatttaatgcAATGATAACACAAGAAAGTGAAGATATAGATATAGATGCATGGACCTTATCTATGGCATCAGCTACTTTTTTAGCTCTAAGTGCacaattattaaaaaatgatatagTAGAACCTGTTATATCATTCGTAGAAGAAAACTTTATACATGAAGATTGGAGAAGAAGAGATGCTGCTGTGTTAGCTTATGGTTCTATTATGGAGGGACCAGATACCGAAAAATTAAAACCTTTAGTTGAAGAATCAGTTGGACAATTATCTGAAGTTTTAAGAGATCCATCTGTTGCTGTTCGTGATACAGCTGCCTGGACTATAGGTAAAATAACAACATATCATTCTGagattatttataatgtaTTAGGAAGTTATAATGATAGTAATTCTTTATATggtatattattagaaaGATTAAATGATTATCCAAGAGTAGCTGCTAATGTATGTTGGGTGTTTAATCAATTAGCTGTAAATAAAAGAacatcatataataaaatgacAAATAGTTATGTAACAGATTTAGATGATTCCTTTTGTgtattatgtaaaaaattaattgaTGTAAGTTCAAGAGAAGATTCTGATATTCGCAATTTAAGAGAAGCAGCATTTAATGCTTTAAATGTAGTTATATTAAGTGTATCTGATAATtgtttaaaatatatgattgaattattatcacatatgatgtatttattaacgaatacatatttaaatcCATTAACTGAAGAAGTAAAATCATTACAAGGATATTATTGTGGAACTATGCaatttataattaacaGATTAGGTAATCAATGTAAACCATTTTTGAAACCAATTTATTTAAGTATCTTTAGATTATTTGAAATAAGGACAGATTTATGTGAAGATGCTTTATTAGCATGTAGTGCTATTATTAATGTTATGGCTGAAGATTTTAGAGAGCatttaaaaacatttttaaatgttatatttaaaggattaaaaaatgtttcTGAAACATCAACATGTAAAATATGTATAGAAATGATATCAGATATATGTATCCCATGGACATCtgaatatgaaaaagaaatggAAGCTATACTTGAATGTTTATGGGAAGCTCTAAAAACTTTTGGTGTACATGATTCTATAAAAATTAGTATTCTAACAGTATTAGGTGATATAGCTACAGCATTAAATAGAAGCTTCTCAAAATATCTTAATTTCTTTgcaaatattttatcagAAACATCCAAAATTACTATTACATCAGGATCACCTGATAGTGATGATTGGGTAAATTATGTTTTTGAATTAAGAGATGctattttattaacatatagtaatattatttatgcACTTATTGATGgaaatgaaataaataaactTAAACCTTATATACCAAATATTTTAGATTTTATtgaattaatattaattaaagaaattaatCATTTTAATGCTCAAAATTTTCAGAACTCTGTATCCTTATTAGGAGATCTTGTGCATGCATATGGATATGAACTAATAGAAAATTCCAAACTAACCGATCTAATTATATCTGTATATGGAAAAATCGACATCTTATCTAGTCAAGGTGATGAAAAATGTGAAACCTGTGTTTCCAAAATCAAATGGTTGAAAAGAATTTGTAACGCCAGATTATCACAAAAATGA
- a CDS encoding FAD-dependent monooxygenase, putative, translating to MKVRKTFVLIIGGGPTGITSGLYLQKYNIPHILIEKDKCIEKIPKAHYYNNQTMEAWRCLYHLDKCFMNETEKLDLWKTFQYSLSMHKEKIISIYNNFINKYTYKNTYYEDISPSKVTHLSQYKLLGILYNYYFFNIKVNKKKREFLKNIKLKFSTYKILKFIYKNSVIKNEVNNKHIYNNVHDKKKEDLINDKFSKCCSYDISQMLIGYEFVQFIKNINELKNIDNFSLSQEEKIILEKMCIDNMCHDNKYRVHMNSNVHPCDISKGMKDNYKYDDNNNYNTSNNCLENSPNYVLTKIRNVETNLEEIVLSNYVFVCEGGKSNIKNFLNINDENIKNYMKFINIHFSSKYLSTLMIYNPSMLYFLFNEYIGILVCHDYKKGNVVLHIPYLTKREMLLYSNPKKIIEIINKLIGFNLYDIHIYNIYKWTMYSSIASTFVDNYTKRIFLLGDSAHKLPPSGGFGLNLGIGDVLNISWKIIRIFNLHQNKIKKFVFNETIKNNSTDLNDYICKDTRLSNSFINLIKNQIKIQDFIMNTLFTEKEKNMIYNYIQSYNIERKLVANFTISQAVNNYEKGKNIPYILGYNQDNILIDKLSKMCNIKSTNCHNNNNNNNNNNKRCDSYRYNYTNYSSHTFGVCNKLHVRILQNSLIFHTLLQGSKKIINMLNQIPFIFSYKKKKIKNLVNTRKNVLGLLYPGADFCYSYINTLNNLEENINHHKVIKNNTSNYNHIYNPNMLHINNYNNNNNNNNKDELMENQNNRNEIKILSKNYDNINTIDNNVYERNNLEHKYENHIHINEMHNDIFSSEYINNNKNNNFAKSMNTCSYYNFENSYDKEENKLYDTNKKGDNNKIFSSNNNMECIPKLKVCKNIYEYEIPNIIGSKIPHFRLYTLDKNYVYKLSSVDLPILNNNSLSILIILFDELLLYETIHFLLLNNIPNDKFSLCLWDSDVFLYKDKTTGNMQLVKEEMYNNIDNKNISMDHVQINDYVLFRKDNGEHEPIGDISHVKYINGITNKSISDNNNNNNNNKNNNNNKNNNNNKNNDYNNSHMGKRSINYVFTSRIIKEMFLNIVGVKSNNAYVILRPDKHIISVSVNNLFDEIKKINNIYI from the coding sequence ATGAAGGTAAGAAAAACGTTTGTTTTAATTATAGGTGGAGGGCCAACAGGTATAACAAGTGGATTgtatttacaaaaatataatataccTCATATATTGATAGAAAAGGATAAATGTATAGAAAAGATTCCCAAAGctcattattataataatcaaaCTATGGAAGCTTGGAGATGTTTATACCATTTAGATAAATGTTTTATGAATGAAACAGAAAAATTAGATTTATGGAAAACTTTTCAATATTCTTTAAGTATGCATAAAGAGAAAattataagtatatataataattttataaataaatatacatataaaaataccTATTATGAAGATATTAGTCCATCTAAAGTTACCCATTTGTCtcaatataaattattaggtattttatataattattatttctttaatattaaagttaataaaaaaaaacgtgaatttttaaaaaatataaaattaaaattttcaacatataagatattaaaatttatatataaaaatagtgTTATCAAAAATGAAGtgaataataaacatatatataataatgttcatgataaaaaaaaagaagatcTTATTAATGATAAGTTTTCAAAATGTTGTTCCTATGATATATCTCAAATGTTAATAGGATATGAATTTGTTcaatttataaaaaatataaatgaattaaaaaatattgataacTTTTCATTATCACAAGAGGAAAAAATcatattagaaaaaatgTGTATCGATAATATGTGTCATGACAATAAATATAGAGTACATATGAATTCAAATGTTCATCCTTGTGATATTTCAAAAGGTATGaaagataattataaatatgatgataataataattataatactAGTAATAATTGTTTGGAAAATTCACCAAATTATGTATTAACTAAGATCAGAAATGTCGAAACCAATTTAGAGGAAATCGTATTAAGTAATTATGTATTTGTTTGTGAAGGTGGGAAAAGtaatataaagaatttcttaaatattaatgatgaaaatataaagaattatatgaaatttataaatatacatttcaGTTCTAAATATTTAAGTACATTAATGATATACAATCCATCGATGctatattttctatttaatgaatatatagGTATCTTAGTATGTCatgattataaaaaaggaaatgTAGTATTACATATTCCTTATTTAACCAAAAGAGAAATGTTACTTTATAGTAACCCTAAGAAAATTATAGAAATCATCAATAAATTAATAGgttttaatttatatgatatacatatatataatatatataaatggaCTATGTATAGTTCTATTGCTTCTACATTTGTAGATAATTATACAAAACGTATATTTCTATTAGGAGATTCAGCACATAAATTACCACCTTCAGGAGGATTTGGATTAAATTTGGGTATAGGAGATGTACTTAATATTTCTTGgaaaattataagaatttttaatttgcatcaaaacaaaataaagaaatttgtttttaatgaaactattaaaaataattctaCTGATCTAAATGATTACATATGTAAGGATACTAGACTTtctaattcttttattaatttaattaaaaatcaaataaaaatccAAGACTTTATAATGAATACCTTATTTACTGagaaggaaaaaaatatgatatataattatattcaGTCTTATAATATAGAGAGGAAGTTGGTGGCCAATTTTACTATTTCGCAGGCtgtaaataattatgagaagggaaaaaatataccATATATTTTGGGATACAACCaggataatatattaatagaTAAGTTATCAAAAATGTGTAACATTAAATCTACAAATTGCcataacaataataataataataataataataataaacgTTGTGATAGTTATAGATATAATTACACCAATTATAGTAGTCATACGTTTGGGGTTTGTAACAAACTTCATGTTAGGATTCTACAAAATTCTCTGATTTTTCATACTCTTCTTCAAGGTTCCAAGAAAATTATCAACATGCTTAATCAAATCccatttattttttcttataaaaaaaaaaaaattaaaaatttagTAAACACAAGGAAAAACGTTTTAGGCTTATTATATCCAGGGGCCGATTTTTgttattcttatattaatacattaaataatcttgaggaaaatataaatcatcataaggtaattaaaaataataccTCTAATTATAACCATATTTATAATCCCAATAtgttacatataaataattataataataataataataataataataaggatgAACTAATGGAAAATCAAAACAATCgtaatgaaataaaaattttatcaaagaattatgataatataaacactatagataataatgtatatgaaagaaataatttggaacataaatatgaaaatcatatacatataaatgaaatgcataatgatatatttagttcagaatatattaataacaacaaaaataataattttgcAAAAAGTATGAACACTTGTagttattataattttgaaaataGTTATGATAAGGAGgaaaacaaattatatgataCTAACAAAAAAGGAGATAACaacaaaattttttctagtaataataatatggaatGTATTCCTAAATTAAAAgtttgtaaaaatatatatgaatatgaaATACCTAATATAATTGGATCCAAAATACCACACTTTAGGCTCTATACATtagataaaaattatgtttataaattatcatCAGTTGATTTACCTATATTAAATAACAATTCATTATCTATTCTGATTATTCTTTTTGACGAATTACTTTTGTATGAAACaattcattttttgttACTTAATAATATACCAAATGACAAGTTTTCTTTGTGCCTATGGGACTCAGATGTTTTCCTATATAAAGATAAGACAACTGGGAACATGCAATTGGTAAAGGAAgaaatgtataataatatagataataaaaatatatctatgGATCATGTTCAAATAAACGACTATGTTTTATTTAGAAAGGACAATGGTGAGCACGAACCCATTGGGGACATTTCCCAtgtgaaatatataaatggGATAACCAATAAAAGTATaagtgataataataataataataataataataagaataataataataataaaaataataataataataaaaataatgattataataatagtcATATGGGGAAAAGATCTATTAATTATGTATTTACTTCACgtattataaaagaaatgtTTTTAAACATTGTAGGGGTTAAGTCAAATAATGCTTATGTTATTTTAAGACCCGATAAGCATATTATATCTGTTAGtgttaataatttatttgatgaaataaaaaaaataaacaatatatatatatga
- a CDS encoding hypothetical protein (conserved Plasmodium protein, unknown function) — protein sequence MLSKGNVKNLTTDEINEMINNSLKSGDTDEAPYFLQQNNIYWETGHRTYIPFFHFMIHKYTTKIIDDQIRKFTDSVKSVHHTPYVFHRDGYFRSYYGDPDINMVFNLKKNTNFIFNSTGTHNSYSLLSNNNTYDKSTHIFDQVLMSAFKLDLKSVLENNV from the exons atgttatcGAAAGGAAATGTAAAAAATCTGACCACAGATGAGATAAACGAAATGattaataattctttaaaatCAGGGGATACAGATGAAGCgccttattttttacaacaaaataatatttattggGAAACAGGCCACAGAACTTATATCCCCTTTTTCCATTTCATGATACATAAATATACGACTAAAATTATAGATGATcaa ataAGAAAATTCACAGATAGTGTAAAGAGTGTTCATCATACACCATATGTATTTCATAGGGATGGATATTTCAGAAGTTATTATGGGGATCCAGATATTAATATggtttttaatttaaagaaaaatacaaactttatttttaattcaaCAGGTACTCATAATTCATATAGTTTACtaagtaataataatacttaTGATAAGTCTACTCATATATTTGATCAGGTACTTATGAGCGCCTTTAAATTAGACTTAAAGAGTGTCTTGGAAAATAATGTATAA
- a CDS encoding hypothetical protein (conserved Plasmodium protein, unknown function), which yields MVEKKIDDAPFLSKMENFEISDKKGKGSKKDMKNEYKSLNNEFHFDEEKGEIDEEDKENDKDMNEGDVNKNNNKKENNHIRMIKIDRKNLKKMFSSQFFTQTLTDDSSSNSVSELKVIKKYACVEFFKMLFLVSLFLVTSYYSFIYIYNNFMGQNHICGSLDMYNYKYEESVNFISSISNNKYYIFTGKFPFDVITYKLRKEALKNSMNEEIKKYNESNGNIIYDKISNLDDHHIQIISFNKYNNKMKCEKNIFDLYKPFYLKTTDAPIKNLDYIYNEVNYNSISNPYNIAEKKLFSEVSTFMRANENKNKICFITSYLKSLKDEDTSNSNNVITQNNNNNNSSSSITSNGSNALDEKNNYTEENNNNEKKYFKNTNSIGDNDNNKTYQGSNVVNFNYTNNNMVPEKKKIIFLYDQSDHNFVDLVIAIYSMQYGNTYNNLKDYWEEIKKKFKVIHAEEIYLFEWYCLGINYNLIENNNQYKLKCVDLLK from the exons ATGGTtgagaaaaaaatagaCGACGCCCCTTTTCTTTCCAAGATGGAAAACTTTGAAATATCTGATAAGAAAGGGAAAGGTTCTAAAAAGGATatgaaaaatgaatataaaagttTAAATAACGAATTTCATTTTGATGAAGAGAAAGGTGAGATTGATGAAGAAGATAAAGAAAACGATAAAGATATGAATGAAGGAgatgtaaataaaaataataataaaaaagaaaacaatCATATACGTATGATTAAAATTGATAGaaagaatttaaaaaaaatgtttagTAGTCAATTTTTTACACAAACATTGACAGATGATTCAAGTAGTAATTCTGTGTCCGAATTAAAAGTAATTAAGAAATATGCATGTGTggaattttttaaaatgttatttcttgtatctttatttttggTAACTTCCTATTATtcattcatttatatatataataattttatggGACAAAATCATATATGTGGATCTTTGgatatgtataattataagTATGAAGAATCTgttaattttatatcaagtataagtaataataaGTACTACATATTTACAG gAAAATTTCCATTTGATgttataacatataaacTAAGAAAAGAGGCTCTGAAAAATAGTATgaatgaagaaataaaaaaatataacgAATCAAAtggaaatattatatatgacaAGATTTCAAATTTGGATGATCATcatattcaaataatatcctttaataaatacaataataaaatgaaatgtgagaaaaatatttttgatttatataagCCCTTTTATCTAAAAACTACAGATGCACCTATAAAAAATCttgattatatttataatgaGGTGAATTATAATTCTATAAGTAACCCATATAATATAGcagaaaaaaaa CTATTCTCTGAGGTGTCCACATTCATGAGAGCgaatgaaaataaaaataagatcTGCTTTATTACCTCTTATCTAAAATCCTTAAAAGATGAAGATACTTCAAATAGTAATAATGTCATAacacaaaataataataataataatagtagtagtagtatCACTAGTAATGGTAGTAATGCTCTTGAtgagaaaaataattacactgaagaaaataataacaatgaaaagaaatattttaaaaatacaaattcAATAGGAGATAATGATAACAACAAAACTTATCAAGGGAGTAATGTTGtcaattttaattatactaataataatatggttccagaaaaaaaaaaaattatcttTCTTTATGATCAAAGTG ACCACAATTTTGTCGACTTGGTCATAGCCATTTATAGTATGCAATATGGAAACACTTATAACAACTTGAAGGATTATTGGGAAGagataaaaaagaaatttaaGGTTATACATGCTGAGGAAATATACTTATTCGAATG GTACTGCTTAGGAATAAATTACAACTTAATAGAAAACAATAATCAATACAAGTTAAAATGTGTTgatcttttaaaataa
- a CDS encoding eukaryotic translation initiation factor, putative gives KKWADIDVDDDESINDNEIKKKWEDIDADDDLEANKKLSYFTNYENGIKVVTKYSENLKKQTVKVTKKIQEVVIKKKLNKEINNRLNLKNFNIDIHSSVTVEPTDVVNIEVPKNNPLDFLKDTEYDYLFAEQTNKTAKDLKNRFKILKDEETEDVKAEDPSKAAGRREGLYYRPHDTQNKECTVRVTNLSEDVNENELSNLFGKVGNIVRMFLAKHKETQNSKGFAFITYSKREEAKRAIEKLNRHGFENLLLSVEWAKPSNR, from the exons AGAAAAAATGGGCAGATATTGATGTAGATGATGATGAATCcataaatgataatgaaatta aaaaaaaatgggAAGATATAGATGCGGATGATGATTTAGAAGcgaataaaaaattatccTATTTCAcaaattatgaaaatgGAATAAAAGTTGTTACGAAATACTCggaaaatttaaaaaaacagACTGTTAAA gtTACCAAAAAAATTCAAGAAGTTGtgattaaaaaaaaattaaacaaagaaataaataacagACTTAACCtaaaaaattttaacaTTGATATA CATAGCTCAGTCACTGTTGAACCAACAGATGTAGTTAATATTGAAGTTCCTAAAAACAATCCATTagattttttaaaagataccgaatatgattatttatttgcagaacaaacaaataaaacAGCTAAGGATCTTAAAAATAGATTTAAGATATTGAAAGATGAAGAAACAGAG gATGTCAAGGCTGAAGATCCAAGCAAAGCCGCTGGAAGGAGAGAAGGATTATACTATCGCCCACAT gATACTCAAAATAAAGAATGCACTGTTCGTGTAACGAACTTAAGCGAAGACGttaat GAAAATGAGTTATCGAACTTGTTCGGAAAAGTGGGTAACATCGTTCGTATGTTCTTGGCCAAGCATAA GGAAACTCAAAATTCAAAAGGTTTTGCTTTTATTACTTACTCCAAGAGGGAAGAAGCAAAAAGGGCTATTGAAAAATTGAATCGTCACGGATTTGAAAATTTACTCTTAAGc gTGGAATGGGCCAAGCCATCAAACAGATAA